The genomic stretch tCTGGCTTAAACTGTTGTGGTTGTTGTAATTTGGGTATATCGGTAGGGGTTGGTGATGGTTTATATTTACAGCAGTAGCATACATTTGAGATAAAGTGACATCCATTTTGAGAACATCTTTCGTGTCTAGGCTCAGACAATATGTTATACGATTCTGCCATGCACATTTCAGCGTTATAAATGGGTTTTTTATATGTCCCGGTGGGACATTGACTTGCCACATACAAAGGTTTTATGTGACATCCTCTTGCATCCTCTGGTCCACGTGTGCGTAAATCACAAAAACAGGTACTACGATTGAGTTTGCAGTTATTGAATGAGTTGCACTCCTTCAGGGTAACAGTAAGACGAACTTGGGGCGGAAAAACGATCGGTGCTGGTACAGTAGTAGAAGATTCTATTTCTGGTTGCTTGGGGGTAGTAGATGGCCTGCGTCGATCAGGAGATCCAAATCCTTGAGCAGTTGAAGTTACTGGGTCGATTTCAGGTTTTTTGGAAGTGGTAGATGGTCTGCGTCGGCCAGGTTCCTCAAATCCTTGAGTATTTCTAGTCAATCCAGTGAGATTGCTTGTCTGTGGATCGAAAATGGTTCGCACCCCCAAACCAATCAGAACTTCTTTCAAACCAATTGTGCTCTCCAATTTCATCTTTGGCATCGCAATTGTCCCCGTCTTCACTTGCATTTTATCTATCATCTGATTAAACTGTTGTAATCTGAACCCGCCTTGTATTAAAGATGCTAGTTTCGTCCTGCTCGAATTATTTGGCATCAGGATGTACATGGTGGACTTACCTTCTTGATAAGGCAAACCAACAACTTTAGCATCTATTTCTTCCGCATCGTAGTATGGGAAGCATCCGGATGTTGCCATACCCACTGCATCAACAGGGGGCGCGTTTTTTCCGTTAATATAGAACGGTCTTGGTTTTGTGTCCGGTTCgatgaacatggtttcccactTGGCTTTAAAATAGAGAGCACTTGCCAAAACCATTGGAATATCGTTTACTTGATTTGATGAAACAATTTCCTGAATTTTATTCCTGGTTTTCTCCCGGACCCATTGATTGATGATGGACGCAGTTTTCGTAGGATTACGGCCAAACTCGAGCTGCTGTATTTCTGCGCCGTATAATGTTCGGGCTAACATAGCGTAAGAACTGCTTATGGGCAGATCCTGATTCACAAACACGCCATTGGCAACAGCAATTAGGTGTAAgctgttggagaaaagggttgGTTTTATTGGTTTTAATGCTCGGTGGGTTGAGGTTCAAAGCTGTAAGCACCGTATGCTTGGAGGGGCAGTCTGTACAATGAACAAGCATTTGAAGCCAATTGGTTTCGAACAAATTCACAATAAGCGAGATTATAGAGTGCGTTATATACTACTATTATGGAAGTTATTACAAATGGAAAAGATCGCATAATTGTATTAAGAGACAAAATGTTGTATATTTGAGTGAAAGGTGAAGTTTGTTAAAGAAATAAGAAGTAATAAAAAGCTTCTGTTTATAAGCGAAATAAAGCATATGATTGGAAGTATTGCGTACACTCGTGGTGTGGATTCGGTACATTATTTTCCTGTATAGATCACTCATTGCGATCATAAACATTGATCTTTTTGTAATCCCGGGTGTTTGCTGTATTCCGTATttatattattagcaatacaATAATATAGGGAGTTAGGCTCATGCTCATCAACATCATGCTTGCGAATATCATTCGTGTTTGTGTATATGCTTTTCTACCTTTCTTTTTACACTCACTCTTCGATATCGTTTTTTGTGCCTAGCTACAATGTTTACATACCGCGAAATTCCATTTTAATTGACTGTTTTTAATctggctgaaacttttcacagatACTTCTATGGACTAAAAAAGCTTAAAGATCAGGCTCTACAAATAGTTGTAGCCATCAACACCGTTTTTACATAAtactttctcaaaaattcattgatattaaaaaaaacataagttgcaaagtttcaaccaaatc from Wyeomyia smithii strain HCP4-BCI-WySm-NY-G18 chromosome 3, ASM2978416v1, whole genome shotgun sequence encodes the following:
- the LOC129732540 gene encoding serine protease inhibitor 28Dc-like isoform X1; this encodes MRLKYMLGIILIAALHQSNCQRPHRFSEDSSQDNALDIVADSVTNLAQKISRVIVGDRSKTEIFSPVSIAGALSLLLLGSGGTTRTELMELMGFSNSTIRFTEIHKGFGKLFGELVSNNPSLKANVPWRENDTCNNVDYDDFTDSRSSFQKETKGRRHRRDADLHLIAVANGVFVNQDLPISSSYAMLARTLYGAEIQQLEFGRNPTKTASIINQWVREKTRNKIQEIVSSNQVNDIPMVLASALYFKAKWETMFIEPDTKPRPFYINGKNAPPVDAVGMATSGCFPYYDAEEIDAKVVGLPYQEGKSTMYILMPNNSSRTKLASLIQGGFRLQQFNQMIDKMQVKTGTIAMPKMKLESTIGLKEVLIGLGVRTIFDPQTSNLTGLTRNTQGFEEPGRRRPSTTSKKPEIDPVTSTAQGFGSPDRRRPSTTPKQPEIESSTTVPAPIVFPPQVRLTVTLKECNSFNNCKLNRSTCFCDLRTRGPEDARGCHIKPLYVASQCPTGTYKKPIYNAEMCMAESYNILSEPRHERCSQNGCHFISNVCYCCKYKPSPTPTDIPKLQQPQQFKPENNQQFRAPEPTVQPFEVSQRLNSANQNSPQNNPRLDTSQCQTIQECRNQYDCYFVTRCPVINDLYAQNQRQETRYKRQSGNNERPSMYVGQIIHKVSLDINEEGTEGGAVSTVVIDRISSSFTIRIDGPYIIYLRNDVTKLPLFYGPVYDPRS